Proteins encoded by one window of Melanotaenia boesemani isolate fMelBoe1 chromosome 10, fMelBoe1.pri, whole genome shotgun sequence:
- the LOC121647870 gene encoding endonuclease domain-containing 1 protein-like, which yields MSVCKTDQMLVFLLVVMAGAEVQENISPECKQFLYMGTLPRGLEEHPLKKICQFYAGKPRFVTLYDAFNHIPVYSAYTFKRSDGSKKVDVPWMYEPQLHMVSGSREMQQFPSKDLHKGFEDSQAVLDDYSDSVIFERGQLNPDEHQAHPDDKAATYTLTNVVPQVREFNIGPWKDHEHTIRKRLNNYCRGTAYVVTGVTTSGHTIRRHNINRLRVPIYLWSAYCCIDFDHNAPYSERSKFPAFAAHGLNDRENNRVQEMTVQQLENFLKRVTYVGSHFQIFYDNCVPPNSAVPMP from the exons ATGTCTGTCTGCAAAACGGATCAAATGCTTGTGTTTCTTCTCGTTGTGATGGCAGGAGCAGAGGTGCAGGAAAACATTTCACCGGAGTGTAAGCAGTTCCTGTACATGGGGACGCTGCCACGGGGGCTTGAGGAGCATCCACTTAAGAAGATCTGTCAGTTCTATGCAGGCAAGCCACGATTTGTTACCCTGTACGACGCCTTCAACCACATCCCTGTTTATTCCGCATACACCTTCAAACGCTCCGATGGCTCCAAGAAGGTTGATGTGCCTTGGATGTATGAGCCGCAG CTCCACATGGTGTCTGGCTCCAGAGAAATGCAGCAGTTTCCTTCAAAAGATTTACATAAGGGTTTTGAGGATTCTCAGGCTGTGCTTGACGACTACTCCGACTCTGTGATATTTGAACGTGGTCAGCTGAATCCCGACGAGCACCAGGCCCACCCAGACGATAAAGCAGCCACATACACGCTGACCAATGTAGTCCCTCAAGTGCGAGAGTTCAACATCGGTCCTTGGAAAGACCATGAGCACACCATACGGAAGAGGCTCAACAACTACTGCCGTGGCACAGCCTACGTGGTCACTGGGGTCACTACATCAGGGCACACAATCCGTCGCCATAACATCAACCGCCTCAGAGTCCCTATCTACCTCTGGTCGGCCTACTGCTGCATCGACTTTGACCACAATGCCCCATACTCTGAGCGCTCAAAGTTCCCTGCGTTTGCAGCTCATGGGCTCAATGACAGGGAGAATAATAGGGTGCAAGAGATGACAGTGCAGCAGCTGGAGAACTTCCTGAAAAGGGTAACTTATGTTGGCAGCCACTTCCAGATATTCTATGATAACTGCGTACCTCCTAACAGTGCCGTGCCAATGccttga
- the aplnr2 gene encoding apelin receptor 2 isoform X2 encodes MSDTVFLTPPTPSPSPIFHCDYSDWSPSFSIIPSVYLLAFLVGCLGNSLVLWAYLDRAEGRGTGSLSPYSTSSSHPPSTPRPSHSLTDSLIASLALADLCFLVTLPLWAVYTATGYHWPFGQPLCQISSFLTALNMYASVFSLSMLSVERYWVLTGRRQSSRHHRQSCPNRALWILGGVWMMAGVLALPGLLLRSVREVEIDPESEDDFESADSRSVILSCQMDYSMLIGADLEEADKERVEMWWAAALSLKSTIIGFLLPLVILLVCYCSLAHLLSRHFGQGPRPDRRRQQRLLRVIITLVMAFFLCWLPLHINKTLSMLLEFGFVPYSCSLDQTLLAAHPYVTCLAYLNSCLNPLLYAACDPSFRKRCRGALLVWCRRRRGAEGMGGNKQRGEEKEERSSAFPTRTQEETADRTEEGKEMERVVDVVVEEVT; translated from the exons ATGTCAGACACAGTTTTCCTTACCCCCCCTACTCCTTCTCCCTCTCCCATCTTCCACTGTGACTATAGCGACTGGTCGCCCTCCTTTTCTATCATCCCCTCTGTCTACCTGCTGGCCTTCCTGGTTGGTTGTCTCGGCAACAGCCTGGTGCTCTGGGCCTACCTGGACCGAGCTGAGGGAAGAGGGACAGGATC ACTCTCCCCTTATTCCACTTCCTCCTCTCATCCTCCATCTACCCCTCGTCCCTCCCACTCACTTACAGACTCTTTAATAGCCAGTTTAGCCTTAGCTGACCTCTGCTTCCTTGTTACTCTCCCCCTTTGGGCCGTCTACACAGCGACAGGCTACCACTGGCCTTTTGGGCAACCGCTTTGCCAAATCAGCAGCTTCCTCACTGCTCTCAACATGTATGCCAGTGTGTTCAGCctgagcatgctcagtgtgGAGCGGTACTGGGTTCTGACGGGACGCCGGCAGTCCAGCCGCCACCATCGCCAGAGCTGCCCCAACAGAGCTTTGTGGATACTTGGTGGAGTGTGGATGATGGCAGGAGTACTTGCTCTTCCTGGTTTGCTGCTGCGCTCTGTCAGGGAGGTGGAGATTGATCCAGAATCTGAAGATGACTTTGAATCTGCTGATTCTAGATCTGTTATCCTTTCCTGTCAGATGGACTACTCCATGCTGATTGGAGCAGACCTGGAAGAGGCTGACAAGGAGAGAGTAGAGATGTGGTGGGCTGCTGCTTTGAGTCTGAAATCTACCATAATTGGATTCCTGCTTCCTCTTGTCATTTTACTAGTCTGCTACTGCTCACTGGCCCACCTGCTCAGCAGACATTTTGGACAAGGGCCTCGTCCTGACCGCAGACGCCAGCAGAGACTTCTCAGAGTCATCATCACCTTAGTGATGGCTTTCTTTTTGTGCTGGCTGCCACTGCACATAAACAAAACTCTGTCCATGCTGTTGGAGTTTGGTTTTGTCCCATATTCCTGCTCTTTAGATCAAACTCTGCTGGCTGCTCATCCATATGTCACCTGTTTAGCTTACCTCAACTCCTGCTTGAACCCCCTCCTCTATGCTGCCTGTGACCCATCATTCAGGAAGAGATGCAGAGGGGCTCTCCTCGTGTGGTgcaggagaagaagaggagcagagggaATGGGAGGAAACAAgcaaagaggagaggagaaagaggaaaggAGCTCTGCTTTCCCCACAAGGACACAGGAGGAAACAGCAGATAGGACtgaggaaggaaaggagatgGAGAGGGTGGTGGATGTGGTTGTGGAAGAGGTCACATAA
- the aplnr2 gene encoding apelin receptor 2 isoform X1: MSDTVFLTPPTPSPSPIFHCDYSDWSPSFSIIPSVYLLAFLVGCLGNSLVLWAYLDRAEGRGTGSWNKLKNVVAHLCCTFRTSQQRVNDADCVSFPQTNKTNCSDSSRQSYRLSPYSTSSSHPPSTPRPSHSLTDSLIASLALADLCFLVTLPLWAVYTATGYHWPFGQPLCQISSFLTALNMYASVFSLSMLSVERYWVLTGRRQSSRHHRQSCPNRALWILGGVWMMAGVLALPGLLLRSVREVEIDPESEDDFESADSRSVILSCQMDYSMLIGADLEEADKERVEMWWAAALSLKSTIIGFLLPLVILLVCYCSLAHLLSRHFGQGPRPDRRRQQRLLRVIITLVMAFFLCWLPLHINKTLSMLLEFGFVPYSCSLDQTLLAAHPYVTCLAYLNSCLNPLLYAACDPSFRKRCRGALLVWCRRRRGAEGMGGNKQRGEEKEERSSAFPTRTQEETADRTEEGKEMERVVDVVVEEVT; this comes from the coding sequence ATGTCAGACACAGTTTTCCTTACCCCCCCTACTCCTTCTCCCTCTCCCATCTTCCACTGTGACTATAGCGACTGGTCGCCCTCCTTTTCTATCATCCCCTCTGTCTACCTGCTGGCCTTCCTGGTTGGTTGTCTCGGCAACAGCCTGGTGCTCTGGGCCTACCTGGACCGAGCTGAGGGAAGAGGGACAGGATCGTGgaacaaactgaaaaatgtaGTTGCACATCTGTGCTGTACTTTCAGAACCAGCCAGCAGCGGGTTAATGATGCTGACTGTGTGTCTTTTccacagacaaacaaaacaaactgcagtGACTCCTCAAGACAAAGCTACAGACTCTCCCCTTATTCCACTTCCTCCTCTCATCCTCCATCTACCCCTCGTCCCTCCCACTCACTTACAGACTCTTTAATAGCCAGTTTAGCCTTAGCTGACCTCTGCTTCCTTGTTACTCTCCCCCTTTGGGCCGTCTACACAGCGACAGGCTACCACTGGCCTTTTGGGCAACCGCTTTGCCAAATCAGCAGCTTCCTCACTGCTCTCAACATGTATGCCAGTGTGTTCAGCctgagcatgctcagtgtgGAGCGGTACTGGGTTCTGACGGGACGCCGGCAGTCCAGCCGCCACCATCGCCAGAGCTGCCCCAACAGAGCTTTGTGGATACTTGGTGGAGTGTGGATGATGGCAGGAGTACTTGCTCTTCCTGGTTTGCTGCTGCGCTCTGTCAGGGAGGTGGAGATTGATCCAGAATCTGAAGATGACTTTGAATCTGCTGATTCTAGATCTGTTATCCTTTCCTGTCAGATGGACTACTCCATGCTGATTGGAGCAGACCTGGAAGAGGCTGACAAGGAGAGAGTAGAGATGTGGTGGGCTGCTGCTTTGAGTCTGAAATCTACCATAATTGGATTCCTGCTTCCTCTTGTCATTTTACTAGTCTGCTACTGCTCACTGGCCCACCTGCTCAGCAGACATTTTGGACAAGGGCCTCGTCCTGACCGCAGACGCCAGCAGAGACTTCTCAGAGTCATCATCACCTTAGTGATGGCTTTCTTTTTGTGCTGGCTGCCACTGCACATAAACAAAACTCTGTCCATGCTGTTGGAGTTTGGTTTTGTCCCATATTCCTGCTCTTTAGATCAAACTCTGCTGGCTGCTCATCCATATGTCACCTGTTTAGCTTACCTCAACTCCTGCTTGAACCCCCTCCTCTATGCTGCCTGTGACCCATCATTCAGGAAGAGATGCAGAGGGGCTCTCCTCGTGTGGTgcaggagaagaagaggagcagagggaATGGGAGGAAACAAgcaaagaggagaggagaaagaggaaaggAGCTCTGCTTTCCCCACAAGGACACAGGAGGAAACAGCAGATAGGACtgaggaaggaaaggagatgGAGAGGGTGGTGGATGTGGTTGTGGAAGAGGTCACATAA
- the hdac10 gene encoding polyamine deacetylase HDAC10 has translation MGTALIYDVEMTRYKLLWVDPVCKIEVPERLTVSHEALVRSGLADRCISVPVREATEVEILLVHSEEYLEAVKKTPYMTLEDLKEFTLQYGDVYFHPNIYHCAKLAAGSALHLLDSVMTGKVRNGMALVRPPGHHSMHNAANGFCVFNNVAIAARYAKQKYGVKRILIVDWDVHHGQGVQYCFEDDPSVLYFSWHRYEHQKFWPNLRESDYDSVGKDNGAGFNINVPWNKVGMTNSDYLSVFCHILLPVAYEFCPDLVLVCAGFDSAIGDPEGKMCATPDIFAHLTHLLMNLAGGKLCAVLEGGYNLTSLAQSVCQTVQTLLGDPLPRLSNLSAPCISAIESLQCARSAHRRYWSSLNHAADAPTSEISTKRAKLAEKEDERPEIEEEEKSPEEEVWPEPPKRISPTIRSASVLPDDVVCPEGCQRYSSSEDLNPLVLSKLKENFLEDVDDSDAFTAFSKLITLIEKMAKDEICNGLALVRNVTTAMMCVIQHSAAAPGNRVLVVCVGNGTIPSRITKDGKTLVVHISSEDRWEERSKYYIPLCLKKGCGDTSGFVHIVFGFLLPLGYEYDPSLVLLVRMPDSGVCDGVWQQLIGLLQSFAQGHTLVLIQEEEKAFLDLTASTLLGNPAPPLEQLQAPFTDDVEALERLRHRLQADWKLLQTTVSPESGGADEC, from the exons ATGGGAACGGCTCTGATTTACGATGTCGAGATGACAAGATACAAACTGCTCTGGGTTGA TCCTGTATGCAAGATCGAGGTACCCGAGCGTCTTACAGTGAGTCATGAGGCGTTGGTCAGGAGTGGTCTTGCTGATCGATGCATCTCGGTACCTGTTCGTGAGGCTACAGAAGTAGAGATTTTGCTAGTTCACAG TGAGGAATACTTGGAGGCAGTGAAAAAGACTCCTTACATGACTCTGGAGGATTTAAAGGAGTTCACCCTCCAGTATGGTGATGTCTACTTCCACCCA AACATCTACCACTGTGCCAAACTGGCTGCAGGGTCTGCACTTCACCTGTTGGATAGTGTTATGACGGGGAAGGTGAGGAATGGCATGGCTCTGGTCAG ACCACCAGGACACCACAGCATGCACAATGCTGCCAATGGCTTCTGTGTGTTCAACAATGTGGCAATAGCAGCTCGATATGCCAAACAAAAGTATGGAGTTAAAAG GATTTTGATAGTAGACTGGGATGTACATCATGGTCAGGGGGTGCAGTACTGCTTTGAAGATGATCCAAG cGTTCTCTACTTTTCTTGGCACCGATATGAGCATCAGAAATTCTGGCCTAATCTTAGAGAATCAGATTATGACAGTGTTGGTAAAGATAATGGGGCAGGTTTCAACATAAATGTACCATGGAACAAA GTGGGAATGACAAACAGTGACTATCTATCAGTGTTCTGCCACATCCTTCTGCCAGTCGCATATGAG TTTTGCCCAGACTTGGTCTTGGTGTGCGCAGGCTTTGACTCAGCCATCGGTGACCCAGAG GGGAAAATGTGTGCCACTCCGGACATCTTTGCCCACTTGACTCATCTTCTGATGAACCTAGCCGGAGGGAAACTGTGTGCTGTGCTGGAG GGAGGATACAACTTGACTTCCTTGGCCCAGTCTGTGTGTCAAACAGTTCAGACATTGCTTGGAGATCCCCTGCCTCGACTTTCAAATCTCAGCGCCCCCTGCATAAG tgcaatTGAGTCCCTTCAGTGTGCCCGATCAGCTCATAGGCGGTACTGGTCCAGCCTCAATCATGCAG CTGATGCACCTACCTCAGAAATCAGCACCAAACGGGCCAAATtagcagaaaaagaagatgaaaggCCAGAAatagaagaggaagagaaaagccCAGAAGAAGAAGTTTGGCCCGAGCCTCCAAAGCGCATCTCTCCTACTATTCGTTCTGCTTCAGTGCTTCCTGATGACGTAGTCTGTCCAGAGGGTTGTCAACGCTACAGCTCCTCTGAGGATCTCAATCCACTCGTACTCAGCAAACTAAA ggaGAATTTCCTCGAAGATGTAGACGACAGTGATGCTTTCACAGCCTTCTCTAAACTTATTACCCTGATAGAGAAAATGGCGAAGGATGAG ATCTGCAATGGCTTGGCGCTGGTCCGCAACGTAACCACGGCGATGATGTGCGTTATCCagcattctgcagctgctcctGGCAACCG GGTTTTGGTTGTGTGTGTCGGTAATGGGACGATCCCCAGCCGTATAACCAAAGATGG GAAAACGCTGGTGGTGCATATCAGCAGTGAAGACAGATGGGAAGAGAGGAGCAAATATTATATTCCCCTGTGCCTGAAGAAG GGCTGCGGTGACACGTCAGGGTTCGTACACATTGTGTTCGGCTTCCTCCTACCTCTGGGATACGAGTACGACCCCAGCCTTGTTCTGCTGGTTCGGATGCCAGATAGTGGAGTGTGTGATGGCGTGTGGCAGCAGCTAATAGGCTTGCTGCAGAGCTTTGCACAGGGACACACACTGGTACTGATCCAG gaggaggagaaagctTTTCTGGACCTCACAGCTTCCACGCTCCTTGGGAACCCTGCACCTCCTTTGGAGCAGCTTCAGGCCCCATTCACTGATGATGTGGAGGCTCTGGAGAGGCTGAGACACAGGTTGCAGGCTGACTGGAAACTCCTGCAGACAACAG TGTCGCCGGAAAGTGGAGGAGCTGATGAATGCTGA